The DNA sequence GATTGCTTAGGATGTGAAAGATATCTCCCAATTTTCTTATGGACATCTTTGGCGAAAGGTTTCCAGCGTTAGTTATGACCATTCTAACATAATAGATTATAAGAGAACTGCACGTTTTTTGTGCTATATGTGCAGTTCCTGCTTAAGCTCAACCAGCAATAACATCTATTATTTCGTACCATTGCAGATACTACACACTCTAAATTATGGAGGACCAAAGCGCTTCATCAACTGTTGATGAAGAGACTCCGACAACCAGTGGACCAGCGAACCAGGGAAATGGAGATCAATCGTCTGAGTTAATAATCCACGAAAGTGACGAGCTCCTGTCGTTGATAATCAGCGACAGTGAAGGCGACGAACAGGAAGTTCCAACTGATTCAACTAACAGCAAACGTAAAGGTGCTGAAAATGCTGATGCCGATATGACTGGAATAGCTCTCCTAGATGTGACTTCCGAGGCTGTTTCTGAAAACAACGTGGGAGATGCGAAGCAAGATGATAAACAGGCGAAGGAACGCTCCAGCGAAGAAGGTGATGTTGGCGCTGCTGAAAAGCTTGAACAGGCAGAAAATGATAATATCGACCTGACCGAATTATCTAGTCCGGAGGGGTCTTTTACCTGCAATCGTGGTGTAAACAAGGGTCCAGTGAATCAATTGAGCCCTGTCAGAAATGAtgggaaaaaaaatgtggcaCGAGCAACTAACGTTAATACGACGGCCGAAGAACTTTTTAACTCACTGTTGGGTGAGCGCTCTAGTGCTGCGATAACGGAGACCACCGTTCACGCAGAGCGCAGTGATATGATAAAATTTAGCGACGAAGTGGACAAAGATTCTTCAAAGATTCcagcagaaaacaaacaaaaagcagtCGATCGCACCGTTGAGATTCGTCCTTCCGTAGAGCAAACGGAGATCGCTCAACAAACAGAAATGGCTACCGAAGCTGGTGAAGCAGCCGGCACCAAACGATTACCTGAAAAAATAGACAATGTATCAGGTGTAACTGAAACGGCCGATGCAAATGGTGGGGAAGTAAAAATCCCCGATGAAGACGCCGATGGAATTGcgtcacaaaaaaaggatgcaaGTACTGTTCCTACTGCGTTACACGAGAAGCGCTTATTGCGGGAGACAGAGGAAGATGTAACGGACGATCTTGCAAAACGAGCAATCGACGCGAACAAGAAGGACGGTTTAGCTGCTGTTGATGAGGCTCAGGCTACACAAAGCGACGAACACCAAGTGCCAATCGTTAGCACTTCTGATGATATCGACGAACCACCGAGAAAAAAGCAGAAACCTTCGGAAGTGATCTCGACAGGTGACGATCTAGCTATTGTGTTATCAGAGAGTGTACAAGAAACAAGTAACGATCGAGAGCATACCTCGGGTGTCGCATTTGTGGCTAATTCATGCGAATCGATAAGTATGAATGGCCAAATCAAACGTAGAGGTTCATTACTAAGCGAGATCGAAGCCGACAAAACAGTCGAGGCAAATAGAAGCAGTTCTGCACTTAGTTCGGCAGAAATGTTACCCAAAAAACCAACGGCCCTGGAAGTGTTggtgattgatgatgatgatgaagaagatATTTCGAACCCTAGAGCAACAGAAGCAGTAAACGATACCAAGAAATTGGAGGACAGTGGCAAGCGAGATGTACACACAAGCGGGGTCGGAAATACCGACAATATATCTTCTGCAAAGAGAGCGAAGATGGCTGAATGTGGTACATTGAGCGACGAGGAGAAGAGTCTTCGTGGCGTCAACCCAGACACGAAAAACGAAGACGATAAAACTaaaaaacgaacggaaccgacTGTGTTACGAATGGATTTTCTAAGAAGATTCGCACGACCTTTGACAACCATGACTCAATCTGATCTTGAAGTACTAATCATGCAGAAGATTACCGAGGCGATCGTAAACCGGGAAGAGATGGCCGAGATGCGCCAGCTGCTTGCGAAGCAGGATGCAATGTTGACCGCGTACCGGCAACGAATTACAGATTTGTCCAAGAGGTTGAGCGATATTACGCTGATACAAACTCGAGTGTTGAGCGAATTGGACAAACGCTCGAGCCGTCAGGTACTGCCACTTAAGATAACGCGGAACGTCGGACTTCAGATATATTTGCCGAGAATCTCCTACAATGAAGTGGAAGACCATCCGTTGCACTCCGTAGCAGGGAGCACTTCACCAATAATGGGCCCGAAAGAGTGCTTGCCGAATAGTGCCAAGAACGTGTCTTCAACGACAGCGAACTGTGGTTCACAGACACCACAGACAAATGCAGCAAAACCCTTGACAGCCGCTCATCAAACCGTCCCGAACCTGAACAAGCATTCCGGTACTAACACCGTGCGACCGCCACAAACGGTGACCGTAGCACGAAATTCTATGGTTAGTTCCAACGGTGCATTGCTTTCGAATGGtgcaaccaacaaacaaacagcgctGGCTCCTGCGAGTTGCGACCGTCGTTCTACAAACACACCCAATCCGAAAACCACCGAATCCTCAACATCATCCAGCAATAGCAGTGTAATGAACGGCAACAATGTAGCTAGGAACGCATCGGACAGCAACCATGGCGGAAATCGAAAGTCCTGTCACAAATTCACCCCAATGAGGGCTCCAATGTCCGCCCAGCAACAGGCACAGCACCAAAGACATGCTCGTGAACAGCAGGAGTACATGGTACAGCAGCAAATCAAGAGCCAACAAGCACAACGACAGCTGCAGACACTTAA is a window from the Anopheles cruzii unplaced genomic scaffold, idAnoCruzAS_RS32_06 scaffold02317_ctg1, whole genome shotgun sequence genome containing:
- the LOC128276745 gene encoding uncharacterized protein LOC128276745, coding for MEDQSASSTVDEETPTTSGPANQGNGDQSSELIIHESDELLSLIISDSEGDEQEVPTDSTNSKRKGAENADADMTGIALLDVTSEAVSENNVGDAKQDDKQAKERSSEEGDVGAAEKLEQAENDNIDLTELSSPEGSFTCNRGVNKGPVNQLSPVRNDGKKNVARATNVNTTAEELFNSLLGERSSAAITETTVHAERSDMIKFSDEVDKDSSKIPAENKQKAVDRTVEIRPSVEQTEIAQQTEMATEAGEAAGTKRLPEKIDNVSGVTETADANGGEVKIPDEDADGIASQKKDASTVPTALHEKRLLRETEEDVTDDLAKRAIDANKKDGLAAVDEAQATQSDEHQVPIVSTSDDIDEPPRKKQKPSEVISTGDDLAIVLSESVQETSNDREHTSGVAFVANSCESISMNGQIKRRGSLLSEIEADKTVEANRSSSALSSAEMLPKKPTALEVLVIDDDDEEDISNPRATEAVNDTKKLEDSGKRDVHTSGVGNTDNISSAKRAKMAECGTLSDEEKSLRGVNPDTKNEDDKTKKRTEPTVLRMDFLRRFARPLTTMTQSDLEVLIMQKITEAIVNREEMAEMRQLLAKQDAMLTAYRQRITDLSKRLSDITLIQTRVLSELDKRSSRQVLPLKITRNVGLQIYLPRISYNEVEDHPLHSVAGSTSPIMGPKECLPNSAKNVSSTTANCGSQTPQTNAAKPLTAAHQTVPNLNKHSGTNTVRPPQTVTVARNSMVSSNGALLSNGATNKQTALAPASCDRRSTNTPNPKTTESSTSSSNSSVMNGNNVARNASDSNHGGNRKSCHKFTPMRAPMSAQQQAQHQRHAREQQEYMVQQQIKSQQAQRQLQTLNTG